The proteins below are encoded in one region of Huiozyma naganishii CBS 8797 chromosome 7, complete genome:
- the GTA1 gene encoding Gta1p (similar to Saccharomyces cerevisiae YEL043W; ancestral locus Anc_1.487), producing MVGYGICVLTSLVWLCVRLYKFLTISIARVMSTLDVSTPPAVKLSIDKISRDSITVHWENEPAENAGGGGARTHGISQYLLYLNNSKLGVFPNCPQALYTCCSINGLKCGETYQIDFVTVNRSGYINKLPSVFLTTRANDRTIPDPKTSGPLLRRRWRRNTLTQSTSNEEVTPTSVENNINPPPSYTTLTNLADLEQYSIEDLKKILVCAQEDLHDVLGQQSTLLQEFQENREQLSLELENLKTHWSHELDFKKSLKSSIKSLENAKLFSDVKYTKLNQRIEKIKQKLDKMNQDIFNWETVEKSQLNEAKLKKDYKNRISLISGQIQKFTNLAASVQQEIDALERHNKELAAAKRSGIVANPSTPNDTKKPASDERINKVIRKLNSLTNKDTGLLSQQGEEYLTKLKETSPIIKIIKEQYNIDKKCERKWGAKRSKIVDQCTALEQKFDRLSMENHQLRSNGYQQTAATEAQQKGDTSWELLADLPNGFVNGTIQSSTTMNGQIANQLESASPPGINENVNRENSHIYSGFTETVEQHSPHFMSPITSIGENYIQPPKNDGYGKADRLPIFPSGGATASTGVTNVNANSIPIANPLHFPWDRSGGSLDPNQNIDYGNTDHLITGLQDMIYDEADYPDKISTYSKGFTTDQLDNYWTTQKSAPVTSLPLPPQATPSQPMNIGNGASQLHPPYMEFASNEFDTTLISHYGNGDSYSKSPLLMQNQSLLAATLNDSANLSPFASSLRQVESYGTHISTAGSGNVNAAFPSQMDGQSIGTGLISVESTPNGLPSHVLSSTTPPPERSAKSSRDGLFHSPSFNFIWHSPQKNTAKKTGFFHSSSTDRDTVQPHKTHKREKSSSSSISTWSAKLSLKSKTSAHNSNPPQSPTRSNKSKNDDIGEETEFDEPAIIPPPTPCIARPGERGEESVPSVVQEHDEQPVQAAQPGHNHYIILDPATALLALNLLCPTVYHRSARCPSTREPCNYLQTHRITRML from the coding sequence ATGGTCGGGTACGGGATATGCGTGCTTACCTCCTTGGTATGGCTGTGTGTGCGGCTGTACAAGTTCCTCACGATATCGATCGCGAGAGTCATGTCGACACTGGACGTCTCGACGCCGCCCGCCGTGAAGTTGTCCATTGACAAGATATCTAGGGACTCAATCACCGTACACTGGGAGAACGAACCGGCAGAAAAtgccggtggtggtggcgcACGCACACATGGGATCTCGCAGTATCTACTCTAcctcaacaacagcaagcTTGGTGTGTTCCCAAATTGCCCACAGGCATTGTATACATGCTGCTCGATAAATGGGCTCAAATGTGGTGAGACTTACCAGATAGATTTTGTCACAGTTAACCGCAGCGGGTACATCAACAAATTACCGTCTGTGTTTCTCACCACAAGGGCAAACGATCGTACTATACCAGACCCGAAAACGAGCGGCCCACTCCTACGCAGGAGGTGGCGCAGAAACACGCTCACACAATCAACGTCGAACGAAGAAGTGACCCCCACCTCAGTGGAAAACAATATTAACCCACCACCTTCCTACACAACTTTGACCAACTTGGCAGACCTCGAACAGTACTCCAttgaagatttgaagaaaattttggtCTGCGCACAAGAGGATCTCCACGATGTGTTGGGCCAGCAGAGTACACTTTTACAGGAGTTCCAAGAGAATAGGGAACAGTTGTCCCTAGAActggaaaacttgaaaacgCATTGGTCGCACGAACTGGATTTCAAGAAGTCACTCAAATCGAGTATTAAATCTTTGGAGAACGCCAAGTTGTTCTCCGACGTCAAGTATACAAAATTGAACCAACGTATTGAGAAGATTAAACAGAAATTGGATAAGATGAATCAAGACATTTTTAACTGGGAAACCGTGGAGAAGTCGCAATTGAACGAGGCgaaactgaagaaggaTTATAAAAATAGGATCTCACTGATCAGCGGACAAATTCAGAAATTCACCAATTTGGCCGCTAgtgttcaacaagagaTAGACGCGTTGGAGAGACACAATAAAGAGCTTGCTGCCGCGAAAAGATCTGGTATCGTAGCTAACCCTTCAACTCCAAACGATACAAAGAAACCAGCATCAGACGAAAGAATCAATAAGGTTATTAGAAAGCTGAACTCGCTCACGAATAAAGACACGGGGCTGCTCTCCCAGCAGGGGGAGGAGTACCTGACGAAACTGAAGGAGACTAGTCCAATTATCAAGATTATTAAAGAACAATACAACATTGACAAGAAATGTGAAAGGAAGTGGGGGGCCAAGAGATCCAAAATTGTGGACCAATGCACGGCGCTGGAGCAGAAATTTGATCGATTAAGCATGGAAAACCATCAATTGAGGTCCAATGGTTACCAGcaaacagcagcgacaGAGGCACAACAGAAAGGGGACACGTCTTGGGAGCTACTTGCTGACTTACCAAATGGATTTGTTAATGGTACAATACAATCAAGTACTACGATGAATGGCCAGATTGCAAACCAGTTAGAATCGGCCTCACCTCCCGGCATCAATGAAAACGTGAACCGGGAGAACTCTCATATTTATTCAGGGTTCACCgaaacagttgaacagCACTCTCCACACTTTATGTCGCCTATTACATCAATCGGGGAGAACTACATTCAGCCGCCAAAGAACGACGGGTATGGGAAGGCAGACCGCCTTCCTATTTTCCCCTCTGGTGGGGCCACTGCATCAACTGGGGTGACGAATGTCAATGCGAATTCCATCCCCATTGCAAATCCTTTGCATTTCCCCTGGGATCGTTCTGGCGGGAGTCTAGATCCGAATCAGAACATCGATTATGGCAACACGGATCATTTGATTACGGGATTGCAGGATATGATATACGACGAGGCTGATTATCCGGATAAAATTAGTACATATTCGAAGGGGTTTACCACGGATCAATTGGACAACTACTGGACCACGCAGAAATCTGCCCCCGTAACGTCACTACCATTACCTCCACAGGCGACCCCCTCCCAACCAATGAACATCGGTAATGGTGCCTCGCAGTTGCATCCTCCGTACATGGAGTTTGCAAGCAATGAATTTGACACTACATTAATCTCCCACTACGGGAACGGCGACTCCTATTCCAAATCACCACTACTGATGCAAAACCAGAGTCTGCTTGCAGCGACATTAAACGATTCTGCGAATCTGTCCCCCTTTGCCTCGTCGCTAAGACAGGTTGAGTCGTATGGGACACACATCAGTACCGCGGGCAGTGGCAACGTCAACGCTGCCTTCCCAAGTCAAATGGATGGCCAGTCGATAGGCACCGGGTTAATATCTGTGGAATCGACCCCCAATGGCCTACCATCGCATGTGCTATCGAGCACCACGCCTCCTCCGGAGAGATCAGCGAAGTCATCCCGCGATGGGCTGTTCCACTCGCCATCGTTTAACTTCATATGGCACTCGCCGCAGAAGAACACTGCCAAGAAAACAGGTTTCTTCCACTCCTCCTCTACGGACCGAGACACGGTACAGCCACATAAGACACACAAGAGGGAGAAgagtagcagcagcagcataTCCACTTGGAGTGCCAAGCTAAGTCTGAAGAGCAAGACCTCCGCGCATAACTCCAACCCTCCACAATCACCAACAAGAAGcaacaagagcaagaacgACGACATCGGCGAGGAGACTGAATTTGACGAGCCCGCTATCATCCCCCCTCCAACCCCCTGCATCGCCCGTCCCGGAGAGCGCGGGGAGGAAAGTGTCCCGTCTGTTGTCCAGGAGCACGATGAACAACCTGTTCAAGCAGCACAGCCAGGACACAACCACTACATAATTTTGGACCCAGCGACAGCTCTGTTGGCTCTCAACTTGCTGTGTCCGACCGTATACCACCGCAGTGCACGCTGCCCATCTACACGGGAACCTTGTAATTACCTACAAACTCATCGCATCACCCGGATGCTTTAA
- the KNAG0G00420 gene encoding uncharacterized protein, with amino-acid sequence MNVGIRMLDLCDFELLPESTSDFQTVDVFYFRTVLSWNIISQYLSETRSGLSESTVAVSEHNILPTVLDYLLSINVTSVNSERGFSKLKTIYNDKRHSLSDGNAGNELLLSSTVNSLNLDLSVEEIQDRGLKELLDRIL; translated from the coding sequence ATGAATGTAGGGATTCGTATGCTAGATCTTTGTGATTTTGAGTTGTTGCCCGAAAGTACCAGTGATTTTCAAACCGTTGATGTATTTTATTTCAGAACTGTGCTTTCCTGGAATATTATATCCCAGTATCTCAGTGAAACCAGATCCGGTTTAAGTGAATCAACCGTTGCAGTTTCCGAACACAATATTCTGCCAACTGTTCTGGATTACCTTCTTAGTATCAACGTTACCTCTGTTAACAGCGAACGGGGCTTCAGCAAACTGAAAACCATATACAATGATAAACGGCATTCTTTGAGCGATGGAAATGCTGGTAATGAATTACTTCTGAGCAGTACCGTCAACTCATTGAATCTCGACctctctgttgaagaaattcaagatCGAGGATTAAAGGAACTTTTGGACCGCATTCTATAA
- the YEF1 gene encoding NADH/NAD(+) kinase (similar to Saccharomyces cerevisiae YEF1 (YEL041W) and UTR1 (YJR049C); ancestral locus Anc_1.484) — protein MDKIGDCTSADSSKSLLPDDGAKKLGDRLNALRLGDHPIAKSVPSFSIDCELAAGDDGEQSLQNLADLMEAKKNIRKLSSNAGSERSLTSTKSHVEIANTAYGLRLLSKNISNTKVSLEVEKMIVIAKNTDMSMIYLLREFVEWVLTHFPYMTIYVEDIYEHSTKFAGKEICADSDCKTSKIKYWNEEFVREQDVFFDLCVTMGGDGTVLFASTLFQKHVPPVLPFSLGSLGFLTNFDFGQFKQDLPVILNKKIKTNLRMRLECKVYRKRTITRCLETGKKKRVMELASEHHVLNEVTIDRGPSPYLSMLELYGDDSLMTVAQADGLIVATPTGSTAYSLSAGGSLMYPSVNAIAVTPVCPHTLSFRPIVLPDSIKLKVKVPANSRGSAWVAFDGKSRIELQRGDYVIMCSSPYVFPTVESSPTEFIDGIHRTMNWNVRDEQKTFEHILSRKNRERFVTEMDDESDDSSVEEMIVENGVPLLDGKVSHLDLIGESSSSEDRDDMQMSSHPREIADMRAVRE, from the coding sequence ATGGATAAGATCGGTGACTGTACGTCTGCAGATTCTAGTAAGAGTTTACTGCCAGACGATGGTGCGAAGAAACTTGGTGACCGGTTGAATGCTTTGCGGCTGGGCGATCATCCCATAGCAAAATCCGTTCCCTCGTTCTCTATAGATTGCGAGCTGGCAGCCGGGGATGACGGTGAGCAGTCGTTACAAAATCTGGCTGATCTCATGGAGGCCAAAAAGAACATTCGGAAGTTGTCGTCCAACGCCGGTAGCGAGCGGTCTCTCACGTCGACCAAGAGCCACGTGGAGATCGCAAACACGGCGTATGGGCTGAGGTTGCTGAGCAAGAACATATCCAACACGAAGGTCAGTTTGGAGGTCGAGAAGATGATCGTCATAGCCAAGAACACAGACATGTCGATGATATATCTGCTAAGAGAATTTGTTGAGTGGGTGCTCACTCACTTCCCCTACATGACGATATACGTGGAGGATATTTACGAACACTCGACGAAGTTCGCAGGGAAGGAAATTTGCGCGGACTCTGACTGCAAGACGTCCAAGATCAAGTACTGGAACGAAGAGTTTGTGAGGGAGCAGGACGTCTTTTTCGACCTATGTGTCACCATGGGCGGTGACGGTACTGTGCTGTTTGCTTCGACACTGTTCCAGAAGCACGTGCCCCCTGTGCTGCCCTTCTCCCTCGGGTCACTTGGGTTTCTGACCAATTTCGATTTTGGCCAGTTCAAGCAGGACTTGCCCGTCATcctgaacaagaagataAAAACGAACTTGCGGATGCGATTGGAGTGTAAAGTGTACCGAAAGCGTACCATTACAAGGTGTCTCGAAAcggggaaaaaaaagagggTCATGGAACTCGCCAGCGAGCACCACGTTTTGAACGAGGTGACCATCGATAGGGGACCAAGCCCTTACTTGTCAATGCTGGAGCTGTACGGCGACGATTCGTTGATGACTGTGGCCCAGGCGGATGGGTTGATCGTGGCGACCCCGACCGGGTCCACGGCATACTCGCTAAGTGCCGGCGGGTCGCTGATGTACCCAAGCGTGAATGCGATTGCCGTGACTCCAGTGTGTCCGCACACTCTGAGCTTCCGGCCAATTGTACTCCCAGATAGTATTAAACTGAAGGTGAAAGTCCCTGCCAACTCGAGAGGATCTGCATGGGTTGCATTCGACGGCAAAAGCCGCATCGAGCTGCAGCGTGGGGACTACGTGATAATGTGCTCCAGTCCGTACGTGTTCCCGACCGTGGAATCGTCCCCCACGGAGTTTATCGATGGGATCCACAGGACAATGAACTGGAACGTTCGAGACGAGCAGAAAACTTTTGAACACATTCTTTCGAGGAAGAACAGGGAAAGATTCGTTACGGAAATGGACGATGAATCAGATGACAGCAGCGTTGAGGAGATGATTGTGGAAAACGGTGTGCCGCTTTTGGACGGCAAAGTCAGCCACCTTGACCTCATTGGGGAGTCCTCGAGCAGCGAGGACCGCGACGATATGCAAATGAGCTCACATCCACGCGAGATTGCAGATATGCGAGCGGTGCGTGAGTAA
- the GDA1 gene encoding guanosine diphosphatase (similar to Saccharomyces cerevisiae GDA1 (YEL042W); ancestral locus Anc_1.485), which translates to MGSLFRNYRVIIGAVALVMLILLIRTSTTASGGASRPVSPSINRPETPTDVNVGGGGIVSALPIQDKPGFVSDSKTDNGRNPDVAAAVKTQLSDCKKDHQYVVMIDAGSTGSRVHVYEFDVCSQPPALIKETFEMLKPGLSSFDTDTQGAAKSLDPLLKIAMDTVPAKARSCTPVAVKATAGLRMLGEAKSDAILQAVRKSLENNYPFAVVEGDGVSIMSGDQEGVYAWITTNYLLGNIGSGSKLPTCAVFDLGGGSTQIVFEPTFPSKERLIDGEHKYELEFNGENYDLYQFSHLGYGLMQGRNKINSVLVQNALEHGAIQKNDLKNVHTLSSPCLPPNVTTPTEHVKLTDGSIYQVVFKGPKVPAGAQCRFLADKILNKDTKCQQPPCSFNGVHQPSLVRAFKESNDLYIFSYFYDRTRSLAMPLTFTLNELYDLSKMVCNGGEVWESVFSGFDGPLEELKNDPYFCQDLTFEFSLLHTGYDIPLNRELKTAQKIADNELGWCLGASLPLLEGKNWKCKLNKVN; encoded by the coding sequence ATGGGATCTCTCTTTAGAAATTACCGCGTGATAATAGGCGCTGTTGCGCTCGTGATGCTGATTCTGCTGATCAGGACTTCCACGACTGCCTCTGGCGGCGCATCCAGGCCTGTTTCGCCCTCTATCAACAGGCCGGAAACTCCAACCGATGTCAatgttggtggtggtgggaTTGTGTCCGCTCTTCCCATTCAAGATAAGCCCGGGTTTGTGAGTGATTCGAAGACCGATAACGGGAGAAATCCAGAcgtcgctgctgctgtgaaGACGCAACTGAGCGACTGTAAGAAGGACCACCAGTACGTTGTGATGATTGATGCTGGGTCCACTGGGTCGCGTGTTCACGTGTACGAGTTCGATGTGTGCTCGCAACCCCCAGCTTTGATCAAGGAAACCTTCGAGATGTTGAAACCTGGGTTGTCGTCCTTCGATACGGACACACAAGGTGCCGCGAAATCTCTGGATCCTCTGTTGAAGATTGCGATGGACACGGTCCCAGCGAAGGCAAGGTCATGTACTCCCGTCGCTGTTAAGGCGACCGCTGGGCTAAGAATGCTTGGTGAGGCAAAGAGTGACGCGATCTTGCAGGCAGTGAGAAAATCGTTGGAGAACAACTACCCATTTGCCGTTGTCGAGGGTGATGGTGTGTCGATTATGAGTGGTGATCAGGAAGGTGTGTACGCCTGGATCACTACTAATTATCTGCTGGGGAACATTGGTAGTGGTTCGAAGTTGCCCACCTGTGCAGTGTTTGACTTGGGTGGTGGGTCTACGCAGATTGTCTTCGAACCGACTTTCCCCAGTAAGGAAAGGTTAATCGATGGGGAACACAAGTACGAGCTGGAATTCAACGGGGAGAACTACGACCTGTACCAGTTCTCGCATCTAGGGTACGGGTTGATGCAAGGCAGGAACAAGATCAACTCTGTTCTTGTGCAGAATGCTCTAGAACACGGGGCCATCCAGAAgaacgatttgaagaacgtcCACACTTTGTCCTCTCCCTGTCTGCCACCAAATGTCACTACACCAACTGAGCACGTCAAATTGACCGACGGGTCCATATACCAAGTTGTGTTCAAGGGGCCCAAGGTCCCCGCAGGTGCGCAATGCAGGTTCCTAGCGGACaaaatcttgaacaaggaCACCAAGTGTCAACAGCCACCGTGCTCCTTTAACGGGGTTCACCAACCTTCTTTAGTGCGCGCGTTCAAGGAGTCGAACGACTTGTACATCTTCTCGTACTTCTACGACAGGACGAGATCGCTGGCGATGCCACTGACTTTCACGCTGAACGAGTTGTACGACCTGTCCAAGATGGTGTGCAACGGCGGGGAAGTGTGGGAGAGCGTGTTCAGCGGGTTTGATGGCCCACtggaagagttgaaaaacGACCCCTACTTCTGCCAGGACTTGACCTTCGAGTTCTCGCTGCTGCACACGGGCTACGACATCCCACTCAACAGGGAACTGAAGACCGCGCAGAAGATCGCGGACAACGAGCTCGGCTGGTGCCTGGGCGCCTCGCTGCCCCTACTGGAGGgcaagaactggaagtGCAAACTGAACAAAGTCAACTGA
- the RSF1 gene encoding Rsf1p: protein MEYNCLNNTSITTSHLDITCDNRKNTNLYKLFFVELDDKPRVCQFYDKIEHTICHEILTFKDEKLKQKNAARASQHHMNNKHGVYINDTSAVFSYLCPSRPNVKRLEKKLNIQGRKRKVQQTLTKAIKRAAQNKSKHIIKPRSVFDDLVSLAVMSGLSHSFFDSRFFKYFVAKYFPECKGLLDRKKVSKHINASGTMVRNASSVIGATDSFKGDKNYPFFDSHNGCAVHQIQLFAKDLIDDIMENLDPNTETVMSTSAAEDIESAPQSCSPNVVQRPINLSTRLRNCSSLQRNFRFYVTSLPPLYCNTRWNSIFYLLEHLLKNLDEYKDFYRNLDIVDESFSSFSESDLSTAKTLFKGLAPYESLTKLLSLNKPGSICHFSLLMYCQEIALVQANKLSEILGRPVKFQKFEAKFEKYFAKTCAPKCYIHLISALFHYDGMKVVEFSKTIPVNPYSELADLAFRILNIKLTGNECEAGNAISTNGCSDYARMKYVEGISFEDDYSEVQLTLSRTLKES, encoded by the coding sequence ATGGAGTATAATTGTCTGAATAACACTTCAATCACTACCTCACATTTGGATATCACATGTGACAAtagaaaaaatacaaactTATACAagttattttttgttgaactAGACGATAAACCTAGGGTCTGTCAATTTTACGACAAAATAGAGCACACGATCTGCCACGAGATATTAACTTTTAAGGATGAAAAActcaaacagaaaaatGCAGCAAGGGCTTCTCAGCATCATATGAATAACAAACATGGCGTTTATATAAACGATACTTCCGCGGTTTTCTCGTACTTATGTCCATCAAGACCTAACGTTAAACGTttagaaaaaaagttgaacattcaaggaagaaagagaaaagtTCAGCAAACTTTGACTAAGGCTATTAAAAGGGCAGCACAAAATAAGTCAAAACACATCATTAAACCTAGAAGCGTATTTGATGATCTTGTATCATTGGCTGTTATGTCCGGACTGAGTCATTCATTTTTTGACTCCAGattcttcaaatattttgtGGCCAAGTATTTTCCAGAATGTAAGGGTTTGTTGGATAGAAAgaaagtttcaaaacatATCAATGCATCTGGGACTATGGTGAGAAATGCTTCTTCTGTGATAGGTGCAACCGATTCGTTCAAAGGAGACAAAAATTATCCCTTTTTCGATTCTCACAACGGTTGCGCTGTTCATCAGATCCAATTATTTGCAAAGGATTTAATAGATGATATTATGGAGAACTTAGATCCAAATACAGAAACTGTAATGTCAACGAGTGCTGCAGAAGACATTGAATCAGCTCCTCAAAGTTGCTCACCAAACGTTGTTCAACGTCCTATCAATTTATCAACACGGCTGAGAAATTGTTCCAGTTTGCAGAGAAATTTCAGGTTTTATGTGACATCACTACCGCCGCTATACTGTAACACCAGGTGGAACTCAATTTTTTACTTGTTGGAAcatcttttgaaaaatttggaCGAATACAAAGATTTCTATAGAAATTTAGATATCGTTGATGAATCATTTTCCAGCTTTAGCGAATCAGACCTTTCAACTGCCAAGACCCTTTTTAAAGGATTGGCACCCTACGAATCATTGACGAAGCTACTATCTTTGAACAAACCTGGTAGTATCTGTCATTTCTCATTATTAATGTACTGCCAGGAGATAGCATTGGTACAAGCTAACAAATTAAGCGAGATTTTGGGGAGACCAgtcaaatttcaaaagtttgaagcgaagtttgaaaaataCTTTGCTAAAACTTGTGCTCCAAAGTGTTACATTCATCTGATAAGTGCGCTGTTTCATTATGACGGTATGAAAGTTGTCgaattttcaaaaactaTACCGGTTAATCCATATTCTGAACTGGCCGACCTTGCATTCAGAATACTGAATATTAAGTTGACTGGAAATGAATGTGAAGCAGGGAATGCTATTTCGACGAACGGGTGTTCCGATTATGCGAGAATGAAATATGTGGAAGGGATCTCCTTTGAAGACGATTATTCAGAAGTGCAATTGACACTATCGAGgactttgaaagagtcGTAA
- the GLY1 gene encoding threonine aldolase GLY1 (similar to Saccharomyces cerevisiae GLY1 (YEL046C); ancestral locus Anc_1.489) gives MTDMELPPAYITASNDLRSDTFTTPTEAMMKAALTASVGDAVYGEDIDTVKLEQKVAKLAGFEAGLFCVSGTLSNQIALRTHLYQPPYSVLCDYRAHVYTHEAAGLAILSQAMVVPVIPSNGNYLTLQDIKRHYVPDDGDIHAAPTKVISLENTLHGIVYPLEELIRIKGWCMENGLKLHCDGARIWNAAVQANIPLKQYGEIFDSISICLSKSIGAPMGSVLVGDVKFIKKCNHFRKQQGGGVRQSGIMARMAMVAIEDNWKERLHRSHSLAHNLAAFCKKQGIPLESPADTNFVFVDLRKARMDPDVLVKKGLKYNVKLMGGRVSFHYQIEDDVLERVKLALSEAFEYAKQHPCDQDGPTQVYRSASTEIDVHGNAIQEIKTYKY, from the coding sequence ATGACTGACATGGAACTGCCACCAGCTTATATCACCGCTTCTAATGATTTGCGGTCTGATACTTTCACCACGCCCACCGAGGCCATGATGAAGGCCGCTTTGACGGCGTCCGTCGGGGACGCCGTCTACGGTGAGGATATAGACACCGTGAAACTAGAACAGAAAGTCGCTAAACTGGCCGGGTTCGAGGCCGGGCTTTTCTGCGTCTCGGGGACTCTTTCGAACCAGATCGCCCTCAGAACACACCTATACCAGCCCCCATACTCTGTTCTGTGCGATTACAGGGCCCACGTGTACACCCACGAGGCCGCAGGGCTGGCCATCTTGTCCCAGGCCATGGTTGTCCCCGTGATCCCATCTAACGGGAACTACCTGACTTTGCAAGACATCAAGCGTCACTACGTGCCAGATGATGGCGATATCCACGCGGCCCCAACAAAAGTGATCTCTTTGGAGAATACACTACATGGGATCGTATACCCATTGGAGGAACTGATCAGAATTAAAGGGTGGTGCATGGAGAACGGGTTGAAGTTGCACTGTGACGGTGCCAGAATCTGGAACGCCGCGGTGCAGGCCAACATCCCCTTGAAACAGTACGGGGAGATCTTCGATTCGATCTCCATCTGCCTGTCTAAATCCATCGGGGCACCAATGGGGTCTGTCCTTGTCGGGGACGTCAAGTTCATCAAGAAATGTAACCATTTCAGGAAACAGCAAGGTGGTGGGGTCAGACAGTCTGGGATCATGGCTCGTATGGCCATGGTCGCTATAGAGGATAACTGGAAGGAGAGACTTCACAGATCCCATAGTCTCGCCCATAACTTGGCCGCGTTCTGTAAGAAACAGGGGATCCCATTGGAGTCCCCCGCGGACACGAacttcgtcttcgtcgaCCTTCGGAAAGCCAGAATGGACCCTGACGTGCTCGTCAAAAAGGGGCTCAAATACAACGTCAAGCTCATGGGTGGGAGAGTCTCGTTCCACTACCAGATCGAAGACGACGTCCTGGAGAGAGTTAAATTGGCACTTTCGGAGGCCTTCGAGTACGCGAAACAACACCCATGCGACCAAGACGGTCCCACGCAGGTGTACAGAAGCGCATCCACCGAGATCGACGTCCATGGGAACGCCATCCAAGAGATCAAAACCTACAAATACTAG
- the IES6 gene encoding Ies6p (similar to Saccharomyces cerevisiae IES6 (YEL044W); ancestral locus Anc_1.488) yields MSTNDQRLEYLRQVAAPNEIPVPSPYKKPQLQHAAGAPKKRGFRRHKNARQLVSEELRRINAALEASVVGEPPNERKKLRVRVSHFSVDAPPSIRPTKRYCDITGLAANYKSPTNNLRYYNAEIYQMVVKPMAPGVDQEYLKLRGANFVLK; encoded by the coding sequence ATGTCCACGAACGATCAGCGGCTGGAGTATCTGCGCCAAGTGGCTGCACCGAACGAGATCCCAGTACCCTCGCCGTACAAGAAACCGCAACTGCAGCACGCTGCGGGGGCACCGAAGAAAAGAGGCTTTAGAAGACACAAGAACGCTCGACAACTTGTCTCTGAGGAGCTGCGCCGGATCAACGCGGCTCTCGAGGCCTCCGTGGTAGGTGAGCCCCCCAACGAGAGGAAAAAACTGCGTGTGCGTGTATCACATTTCAGTGTGGACGCTCCTCCGTCCATTAGACCCACGAAGAGGTACTGCGATATAACGGGGCTCGCTGCGAATTACAAGTCTCCAACGAACAATCTACGGTACTACAACGCGGAGATCTACCAGATGGTGGTGAAACCAATGGCGCCGGGGGTAGACCAAGAGTATTTGAAGCTAAGAGGTGCCAACTTCGTGCTGAAGTGA